CCGGCGTCCGTGACCGTGATCTTCATGCCGCCCACCGGCTCCGGATACGTGCGGTCGATGACCGCCCCGATCACGGTGCCCAGCGTGCCCACGCCATAACAGCAGCCGAGGAACGGGTAGTCCTCGTCGACGATGCGCTCGATCAACGCAAACAACTCAGACTCGACCCGTTGCTGCGTCGCCGATTTCGATTCCGGTGCATCACTGACGTTGTAGGGTCCGCCGCCGAGGATGATGCCCGACCAGTCGGCGAAACCGATGTCCCCCAATGATTCATGGGTCAGGCGGATGCGATGCATCCCCGTCGTATCGAGCCCCCCGAAACGCATCATCGCGCCGTATTCGTCGTCGGCCGCCTCGTCCTCGCCGCGAATCGACAGCAGCAGGAAGGGTAAGGCGCCCCGACGCACAACACCCCGCGAGCCGTCGGAGCCCGCGGGGTGTTGCACGTCGCTATTAGATCAGGCGAGATCGAACCGGTCGTTGTTCATGACCTTTACCCAGGCAGCGACGAAGTCCTCGACGAACTTGTCCTTGCTGTCTTCCTGGGCGTAGACCTCGGCGATGCCACGCAGCACCGAGTTCGACCCGAACACCAGATCGTTGGCGGTGGCCGTCCACTTGAGCGCACCCGAGGAGCGATCGCGACCCTCGTAGACGTTCTCGGTGGACTCCGACGGCTTCCACTCCGTGCTCATGTCGAGCAGGTTGACGAAGAAGTCGTTGCTCAGCGCGCCCGGCTTGTCGGTGAACACGCCGTGCTTGCTGCCGCCGTGGTTGACGTTCAGCACCCGCAGACCGCCGACGAGCACCGCCAACTCCGGAGCCGTCAGGTCAAGCAGGTAGGCCCGCTCGACGAGCAGCTGCTCCAGCGGGTTCTTCTCGCCGGGCCGGAAGTAGTTGCGGAGGCCGTCTGCCCGCGGTTCGAGCACCGCGAACGACTCCACATCGGTCTGCTCCTGCGAGGCATCGGTACGACCCGGCGCGAAGTGCACGTCGATCTCGTAACCCGCGTCGCGAGCGGCCTTTTCGACTGCTGCCGAACCACCCAGCACGATCAGGTCGGCCAGCGACACCTTCTTGCCGCCCGCACCGTTGAACTCCTGCTGGATCTTCTCGAGCACGGGGAGCACCTTGGCCAGCTCGGCGGGCTCGTTGGCCTCCCAGCTCTTCTGCGGCTCCAGCCGGACGCGCGCACCGTTGGCGCCACCGCGCTTGTCGGTGCCGCGGTAGCTGCCCGCCGACGCCCACGCGGTCTTGATCAGCTGCTGCACGGTCAGACCGGAATTCAGCAGCTTGTCCTTGAGCGCCTTGATGTCGGCCTCGTCGATCAACTCACCCTCGACGGGCGGCACCGGGTCCTGCCACAGCTGCGGCTCGGGCACCCACGGTCCGAGGTAGCGGCTGACCGGGCCCATGTCGCGGTGCATGAGCTTGTACCAGGCCTTGGCGAAGGCCTCGTCCAGCTCCTCGGGATGATCCAGCCAGCGGCGGGTGATCTTGCCGTAGATCGGATCCTCGCGCATCGACACGTCGGTGACGAGCATCGTGGGCTTGCGCGGCGGGCCGCCGAACGGATCCGGGATCGTCGCCTCGGCGTTCTTGGCCTCGAACTGCCAAGCGCCGGCGGGGCTCTTGGTCAGCTCCCACTCGTTGCCGTAGAGGATCTCGAGGTAGCGGTTGCTCCACTGCGTCGGCTTGTCCGTCCAGACGACCTCGAGACCGCTGGTGATGGTGTCCGGGCCTTTACCCGAGCCGAACGGGCACTTCCAGCCGAGACCCTGCTGCTCGATGGGCGCACCCTCGGGCTCGGGTCCCATGCCCTCGTCCGGGCCCGCACCGTGGGTCTTACCCAGGGTGTGGCCGCCGACGATCAGGGCCGCGGTCTCCTCGTCGTTCATGGCCATCCGGCCGAACGTCTCGCGGATGTCCTTCGCCGCAGCCAGCGGATCCGGCTTGCCTTCGGGGCCTTCCGGATTCACGTAGATGAGGCCCATCGTGGTGGCGCCGAAGGGCTCGGCCAGCTGACGGTCGCCGTCGTTGGTGCCACCGTAGCGTGCATCGGTGCCGAGCCAGGTGTCCTCCTGACCCCACAGCATCTCCTCGGGCTCCCAGATGTCCTCGCGACCGAACGCGAAACCGAACGTCTTGAACCCGGAGACCTCGAGCGCGGCGTTTCCGGCGTATGCGATCAGGTCAGCCCAGGAGATCTTGTTGCCGTACTTCTGCTTGATCGGCCACAGCAGTCGGCGTGCCTTGTCCAGGTTGGCGTTGTCCGGCCAGCTGTTGAGCGGGGCGAAGCGCTGCGCGCCCTGTCCGGCGCCGCCGCGGCCGTCGTAGATGCGGTACGTGCCCGCGGCATGCCAGCTCATGCGGATGAACAGGCCGGCGTAGCTGCCGTAGTCGGCGGGCCACCAGTCCTGCGAGGTGGTGACGACCTTCGCGACGTCAGCCTTGAACGCCTCCAGATCCAGCTTGGCGAACTCCTCGGCGTAGTTGAAGTCCTCGCCGAGCGGGTTGCCTTTCTGGTTCTGCTTGTGCAGCACCGAGACGTCGACCTGCTCCGGCCACCAGTCCCTGTTGGTGAGAGGAGCATGCGCCTTCGGCTTGGGCGAATCGATTACCGGATTCTCGCTCTCGCTGTCGCTTGCCGTCTTGGTGTCGGCGTGCGGCGGGCGAGCGTCAGATGAATCAGACACAACATTCCTTCCAGGGGTTGGTGATGGGCTGCGATCACGGGTGTGATCGGGAAACTTGTGCGGCTGCGCAGTCGGGGCACAGGCCCCAGTAGATGACCTCGGCCTCGTCGAGCACGAAACCGTCGAGGGATCCAACCGGATCAGACGGCGTCAGGCAGGGCGTCTCGCCGACTGCGCAGTCCACGTCGGCGATGACCCCGCACGAGCGGCACACCACGTGGTGGTGGTTGTCGCCGACGCGTGATTCGTAGCGCGACACCGAACCGGAAGGCTGGATACGACGGATCAACCCCGCCGCAGACAACGCGGCGAGCACGTCGTACACCGCCTGCCGCGATACGTCGGGCAGACCGACCCGCACCGCGGAGAAGATGGTCTCGGTATCGGCGTGGGGATTCGCGTACACGGCCTCAAGAACCGCGAGCCGCGGCCGGGTCACACGGAGATCAGCCATCCTCAGCTGCTCTGCGTAATCCGGCGTCGTTGTCACGCACACCATCATGCCCCTTTTTTGGAATGAGTCAAGAGTAGGTTTGTCGGCGTTTCGGGCGTGTCGGAGCCCAGCAGAGCGGGCTGTCCCCGGGATGACACCAGAGTGGCTGGTTAACAACGATTTTGGTAACACACAGGGGATTGACAGCGTGTCTGAACGTGCCTATGCAGTGGGACCGCTGCTACCCTGCCGAAAGCCGCAAGGACGCGCGTGAGGCGTACGCCCTGCAGACGAATGCGTGTCGCCTGAACGAAACCGATCGAGTCCCTCACGAAGAGAGTGTTGTGCGTACCGGAGAGATCAAGGCCCTATCCGGACTGCGCATCGTCGCTGCCGTGTGGGTCGTGCTCTTCCACTTCCGTCCGCTACTCGAGCAGGCTTCCCCCGGATTCCGCTCGGCGCTCGCGCCCGTCCTCGACTGCGGCGCGCAGGGCGTGGACCTCTTCTTCATCCTCAGCGGCTTCGTCCTGACCTGGAACTACATGGACCGCATGGGCGAGTCCTGGTCGTGGCGGGCCACCGTGCACTTCCTCTGGCTGCGGCTGTCCCGCGTGTGGCCCGTCTATCTGGTGACGATGCACCTCGCCGCGCTGTGGATCATCTTCACGTTGAACGTCGGCCATGTGCCCTCCAAGGTCGCCGACCAGCTCACCGCGATGAACTACGTCAAGCAGTTCCTGCTCGTGCAGCTGTGGTTCGCGCCGTACTTCGACGGCACCAGCTGGGACGGTCCAGCCTGGTCGATCAGCGCCGAATGGTTGGCTTACCTGCTGTTCGGGGCTTTGGCGCTGGTGATCTTCCGCATCGCTCGGGCGACGCGAGCGCGCGGGCTGATCTACCTCGCCGTGGCGGCCGCGCTACCCCCGGTCCTGCTGCTGATGGCGACCGGCCTCTTCTACACGCCGTGGAGCTGGCTGCCGCGCATCGTCATGCAGTTCACCGCAGGCGCGCTGGTGTGTGCTGCGGTCCGCAAGCTGCAGCCCAGCGACCGTGCCCGTACCGGCGCCGGCATCGCGGCGCTCCTCATCGCGGCCGCCATAGTCGGCATCCTGTACTGGCTCGACGCCCACCCCATGCCGTCCATCTACGATTCGGCCGGGCTGGTCGACGTGCTGTTCGTCCCGCTGGTGTTGACCCTGGCGATAGGCGCGGGCACCCTACCCGCCCTGCTGGCTCTGCGCCCCATGGTCTACCTCGGACACGTCTCGTTCAGCCTCTACATGGTTCACGAGTTGGTGCACACGACGTGGAATTGGATGGTCGAGCAGTTCGAGATTCACCTCGGATCGGATCTCGCGGGCAAGGCGGTGCTCGTCGGGCTGCTCGCGGTCGCATTCGGGGGGGCCGTGTTCCTCTATCACTTCGTCGAGGAGCCTGCGCGTAAGTGGATGCGCGGCATGATGACCCCGCCTCGCGACACCCGGATCGAGCACGGGCGCGGCAAGCTTCAGACGATCGACGGCCAGCGTGAGGAGCGCACACCCGTGGTTTCGGCACGTGCCGGATGAGTTTGCGCGTCACCGGCATCGGTTTGGTCGATTGAGCCCTAGGCTGGTCCGGTGAGTCGGTTGGTCACGGCCATGGTCGCGCTTGCGCTCCTGGTCTGCGGGTGCGGTGGACGCCCAATAGAGGTGCGTCACAACGATATCGTGGTGCTGAATGTTGCCGTGAATCGCATCGCGGTGATCGGTGATTCCTACACGACGGGTGGAGAGCTCGGTGGTCTCGGTCCCAACGCATGGACCGAACATGCCTGGCGCGACCTTGCTGAGTATCGGACTCCGATCACCGCCGATGTCGGCGCCGAAGGGGGCGCGGGGTATGCCGTCCGGGGCAACCGCGGGAGCCTGTTCGAGGATCTGGTCGGCCGAACGGTCAAGCCAGACGACGCGCTCGTGCTGTTCTTCGGGTCGCGCAACGATCAGCACATCGGAACCGCGCAGTACTCGCTGCTGACCTACGGCACCTTCCAATTGGCCCGTCGCATCGCGCCTTCGGCGACGTTCCTGGTCATCGGGCCGCCGTGGCCGACGGCCGATCCGCCCGCGGACATCGTGCGGATTCGCGATGCGCTGCGCTACCAGGCGGGCCTTGCCGGCGCGACGTTCATCGACCCCATCGCCGAACGTTGGTTCGTGGGTCGACCCGAATTGATCGGCGCCGACGGCGTGCATCCGACCGATGCCGGCCATGAGTACATGGCCGAGAAGATCGCGCCGCTCATCGCCGCGGAACTGCCTACCCGCATATGAACGCCGATAACGCTCGCTATGGTCTCCGGTGATGGGACTCCTCGAGCGGTTGTACGAATGGCTGGCGCGCGTGCTGTCGCTGCGCGTGATCGTCATCGTCGCAGCGCTTTCAGTCGTCGCGCTTGTGATCACGCTGGGCGCGTGGGTGTGGTTCGGCGTGACGAACGATCAGTACAGCCAGCTTGACCGGCGACTCGATTCGGTGAGCAGTCTCGGCGACATCAGCATGCTGCTGCGCGCCGCCCAGGGCGCCGGCCAATCCCAGGCCCCGGACGGCAACCTCGTGCGGACCGCCCGCATCGACGGCATCACGGTGTCCATCCCCAAGGAAGTGGTGCTGCCCGAGTTCGACGTCGGCTACGCGAACACCACCATCGACGGGGTGGAATACCGCGTCCGCACCTTCACCGCCGGTGAGGCGAAGATCGCGGTGGGTGCGCCGGTCGCCGAAACCCAGCGCCGCATCAACGAACTCCACCGGCGCGTCCTGTTGATCTGCGGCGGCGTCATCATCGGCACGGTTCTGGTCGGCTGGGTGATGTGGTCGATCATGATCAATCCGTTCCGGCTGCTCGCACAGCAGGCGCGGGCGATCAACGCGCAGTCCAATCCCGACGAGGTCAAGGTGCGCGGCGTACAGGAAGCCGTCGAGATCGCCGAGGCCGTCGAAGGAATGCTCGCCCGCATCGGCGACGAACAACAACGCACCAAGGCGGCGCTCGAATCGGCTCGAGACTTCGCCGCCGTCGCCTCCCACGAACTACGTACGCCGCTGACGGCCATGCGCACCAATCTCGAAGTGCTTTCGACGCTCGAGATGCGCGACGACCAACGGCAGGAAGTGATCGCCGACGTGATGCGCACCCAGTCGCGGATCGAGGCGACGCTGACGGCGTTGGAGCGCCTGGCGCAAGGCGAATTGACGACCGTCGACGACTTCGTCCCGGTCGACATCACCGAACTGCTGGATCGCGCCGCCCACG
The nucleotide sequence above comes from Mycolicibacterium moriokaense. Encoded proteins:
- a CDS encoding glutamine amidotransferase, translating into MQHPAGSDGSRGVVRRGALPFLLLSIRGEDEAADDEYGAMMRFGGLDTTGMHRIRLTHESLGDIGFADWSGIILGGGPYNVSDAPESKSATQQRVESELFALIERIVDEDYPFLGCCYGVGTLGTVIGAVIDRTYPEPVGGMKITVTDAGREDPLFAEVPDAFDAYGGHKESAATLPADALCLATSPQCPVQAFRVGHNVYATQFHPELDLIGIDTRLDVYKHHGYFAPESAEQLKIEARQWNVRYPHSILRLFVERYIRR
- the katG gene encoding catalase/peroxidase HPI, with protein sequence MSDSSDARPPHADTKTASDSESENPVIDSPKPKAHAPLTNRDWWPEQVDVSVLHKQNQKGNPLGEDFNYAEEFAKLDLEAFKADVAKVVTTSQDWWPADYGSYAGLFIRMSWHAAGTYRIYDGRGGAGQGAQRFAPLNSWPDNANLDKARRLLWPIKQKYGNKISWADLIAYAGNAALEVSGFKTFGFAFGREDIWEPEEMLWGQEDTWLGTDARYGGTNDGDRQLAEPFGATTMGLIYVNPEGPEGKPDPLAAAKDIRETFGRMAMNDEETAALIVGGHTLGKTHGAGPDEGMGPEPEGAPIEQQGLGWKCPFGSGKGPDTITSGLEVVWTDKPTQWSNRYLEILYGNEWELTKSPAGAWQFEAKNAEATIPDPFGGPPRKPTMLVTDVSMREDPIYGKITRRWLDHPEELDEAFAKAWYKLMHRDMGPVSRYLGPWVPEPQLWQDPVPPVEGELIDEADIKALKDKLLNSGLTVQQLIKTAWASAGSYRGTDKRGGANGARVRLEPQKSWEANEPAELAKVLPVLEKIQQEFNGAGGKKVSLADLIVLGGSAAVEKAARDAGYEIDVHFAPGRTDASQEQTDVESFAVLEPRADGLRNYFRPGEKNPLEQLLVERAYLLDLTAPELAVLVGGLRVLNVNHGGSKHGVFTDKPGALSNDFFVNLLDMSTEWKPSESTENVYEGRDRSSGALKWTATANDLVFGSNSVLRGIAEVYAQEDSKDKFVEDFVAAWVKVMNNDRFDLA
- a CDS encoding Fur family transcriptional regulator, with amino-acid sequence MTTTPDYAEQLRMADLRVTRPRLAVLEAVYANPHADTETIFSAVRVGLPDVSRQAVYDVLAALSAAGLIRRIQPSGSVSRYESRVGDNHHHVVCRSCGVIADVDCAVGETPCLTPSDPVGSLDGFVLDEAEVIYWGLCPDCAAAQVSRSHP
- a CDS encoding acyltransferase family protein, translated to MRTGEIKALSGLRIVAAVWVVLFHFRPLLEQASPGFRSALAPVLDCGAQGVDLFFILSGFVLTWNYMDRMGESWSWRATVHFLWLRLSRVWPVYLVTMHLAALWIIFTLNVGHVPSKVADQLTAMNYVKQFLLVQLWFAPYFDGTSWDGPAWSISAEWLAYLLFGALALVIFRIARATRARGLIYLAVAAALPPVLLLMATGLFYTPWSWLPRIVMQFTAGALVCAAVRKLQPSDRARTGAGIAALLIAAAIVGILYWLDAHPMPSIYDSAGLVDVLFVPLVLTLAIGAGTLPALLALRPMVYLGHVSFSLYMVHELVHTTWNWMVEQFEIHLGSDLAGKAVLVGLLAVAFGGAVFLYHFVEEPARKWMRGMMTPPRDTRIEHGRGKLQTIDGQREERTPVVSARAG
- a CDS encoding Rv0518 family GDSL lipase, with the protein product MSRLVTAMVALALLVCGCGGRPIEVRHNDIVVLNVAVNRIAVIGDSYTTGGELGGLGPNAWTEHAWRDLAEYRTPITADVGAEGGAGYAVRGNRGSLFEDLVGRTVKPDDALVLFFGSRNDQHIGTAQYSLLTYGTFQLARRIAPSATFLVIGPPWPTADPPADIVRIRDALRYQAGLAGATFIDPIAERWFVGRPELIGADGVHPTDAGHEYMAEKIAPLIAAELPTRI
- a CDS encoding sensor histidine kinase, giving the protein MGLLERLYEWLARVLSLRVIVIVAALSVVALVITLGAWVWFGVTNDQYSQLDRRLDSVSSLGDISMLLRAAQGAGQSQAPDGNLVRTARIDGITVSIPKEVVLPEFDVGYANTTIDGVEYRVRTFTAGEAKIAVGAPVAETQRRINELHRRVLLICGGVIIGTVLVGWVMWSIMINPFRLLAQQARAINAQSNPDEVKVRGVQEAVEIAEAVEGMLARIGDEQQRTKAALESARDFAAVASHELRTPLTAMRTNLEVLSTLEMRDDQRQEVIADVMRTQSRIEATLTALERLAQGELTTVDDFVPVDITELLDRAAHDAMRNYPGLKVSLASSTTVLMVGLPAGLRLVIDNAITNAVKHGGATEIRLSAESSGDGVEIAVDDNGSGVPEEERAAVFERFSRGSTAARSGSGLGLALVAQQADLHGGIAAMEASPLGGARLVLRLPAPS